Sequence from the Fragaria vesca subsp. vesca linkage group LG4, FraVesHawaii_1.0, whole genome shotgun sequence genome:
AGCAATTAGAGTGGAAACTCTTGTGTTTTAGGCTTGTGCCTGTGTTTTGCTAGTGGATTCTAGCTTACTCCATAAGGTTTCGACGCTTGACGAAACCTTGTTTCTATCGTGATTACGCTTCCGTATTATTGCCATGGTTGCCATTCCTACAATGGACTCATGAGTAAACTACTAATCAAGCCAAACTATATCTCTACTGTGTCATCATCATCATCTTGAGGATGCTGTTCGATGACATATACACAATTCATCTTGTGTGGAACTAAGAAGTCCTCAACAAGGCTTCAAAGGAAACACTTTGTCACGTTAAGAACATGTTAGGTAAGGTCTGCCATGGGATTGAAATACAACTTGCTCGTTTTCTTTTAGATAATGTTGCAGAAATAGAGGCTTGGAGCCTTGGACTCGGGAACCAAATTGAATTAGTCTTACCAGTGTTCTATATTTTACTATAATCTGCTTTCTGTGTTCAGTTCTCTGTACTAGTCTTACAAATTACATCCACTTGATCTTCCGCGATTTAGACAGTTCGATTTCAACTTGAAAATGACTTTAGAAGGGTGAAAAACAAAAGTTGGAGGATTGAACCAAAATCATCAATTTTGCATTGGCCGTTGTTTATAACAATAGAGTAGCTTTTGTAAGTGTACAAAGGAAATTAAGCATGGCGCTTATACCTGGATGCTGGCTAGAGTACGTACAGAATCTATTGGCATATTTTGATGCCAAAAAAGTTTCCAATTGTTGAAGACATGGAAAAATTACACTTTTATGTATGAGTAATGGATTCTGGTAGGTTCCCACGGTATTCAATTTTGATTACAGTATGAGTAATAGGTGTTCATCAGTTTATCTTAAGATCTAATTCTGGAGATCTGGAGAAGCTAAGTTTGCAATTGACATAATAATATGGTATATAATTTTTTTTTGGTGATGATGTTCATCAGTGCTGTTCATATGGTGGCTACACAGCTAGTTCAACATACGTTATATATTTAAATCTACTAGAGGACAATAATTTCATAAGTTCTACCCAATCTGTGCTAATTAGTTCACAAATTAGATCTGACTTTACATCAAAGTTATGATGGGATTTTGTGACCAACTTATTTTGGTGTCTAATATTTTGTCACACACACACACACACAGAGTATATCACTCTTCCTTCTTTTTTTTGGAACAGTTATCACTCTCTTATGATATGCGATAGAAATGCCTACCATGAACATCGCAAAATCTGTAGACGGGCATGGGTTTTTGGTGAAAGCTCGCAGTGGTTTAGAGGAATGGCCACGTCTATTATCTGAAAGCTACACTGCAGTCTCACTAATGGAGAATGATCTTAGCGAGCTACCCCTACGATTAATTTGTCCAAAACTCCAGATTTTGTTACTTAACAAGAATGAATACTTAGAAAAGATCCCAGACTCGTTTTTACAAAGTCTGAATGAATTAAGGGTCTTAGATCTTAGCGAGACTGATATCTCATTACTACCCCAATCATTTGATCTCCTAACCAGTCTTCGAGCTTTGTATTTAGATAACTGTGTGAGCATAACTGACATTTCCATGGTTGGAAAACTTACCAAGCTTGAGATTCTTAGTATGCGAGACATTGAATTAGAGGAGTTATCAAGAGAAATAGGAGATTTGACCAATCTGAGGGTGTTGGATATCAATGGTGGAGATATTGCTAGAATTCCATCCAAACTGATATCAAGGTTGCATGGTTTAATTGTACCTGGAATATAGATTCTGTAACTGGGAGTGTAAAGTTGATGGAGAAGGGGATGAAACCAATGCTTGCTTTGATGAGGTAACTAGCTTGTCAAAGTTGAGAGTTTTGAAGGGTTGGATCTCCAATGAAGAATGTATCCCCAAAAATGTTGAGCTCAATCCGAATTGGGTTGAGTTCAGTATATGTATCGGTGAAGAAGACCGATTAGAAAACTCTATTCATTATTCTTCTGTAATATGCTTGAACCTCAATACCATCAGTGACTTCCCGGTGGTTTTTTAACGTGGTGATGAATAAAGCAGAGAGTCTGGAGTGGATCGGTTGCCCAAGGTTAACTGACATTTTTATGGAATATGAGAATGGGAGGTTACATGGACTGATGCATCTCAATGTATGTGGCGTCAACAGTGAGTACGAGCCAATGAACGCAGTAACATGGGTTCCTGGAAAACCTATGTTGAAGAACTTGGAAGTGTTGGAGCTGATTGAAGTAGATTGCCGAGAGTTATGTGTTGTTGAATTAGCACCGGGGTCCCTATTCAATTTGAAGCATTTGCAGGTGCTATCTTGTTACAACTGGGGGAATGTACTTTTACCAGCAACATTGTTACAGAGACTAGCAAATCTGGAAGTACTAGATTGTCGTTCCATGAAAGAGATTGAATTTGTGTTCCGGTATCAAGCGATGCTCGAGCCAGAACAATCAAAATTGAGAGAGATAATGTGATGGACCTGCTCCACCTATGTTCCAGAATCTCCAAAGTTTGTCCATCGAGTGCTGCAACTTGGAGGGAAGTCTCTTCACCTCTGATGTTGCTCAATGTCTTTTTCAGTTAAAGAACTTAGACTTGCAGCGTTGCCCCATTCTGGAAAGAATAGTTGAAGCAACAAATAAGAGGATCATTCTTCCAAAATTGGAGATACTAAGACTGATGGATCTGCCGATGTTGTACTATGAAAGTACTACTATGATTTTCGAGTGTTCTTCATTGCAAGACTTGTATGTATGGAAGTGCCCGAAGTTTTCAGTCTCTGCTCCCGACTTCCGCAGCAGGAACCAACTCCGAGTCCATAAGACATATTCGGATCTATGGAGAAGGTATGTCGCTATAATAAGAGTGCCAAAAATGACTACTGAATTGATATTCCATTCTAATGAACTAATCACCTCTCTGTTAGTTTCCCGTTAAATCTTTGATCTACTAAATACCGTTGCTGATTATTTCCAGTTCTAACTAGATCAAGAAGTGTGTAATGTGTATAGCAAGTTAACAATGTAATGTGACATTAGTTCCCACACTTTTACTTCTTTTCTGTTACAAATTGACTATCAGTTCGTCCGACGAATGGGAAGAGTCAGGTGTGAGGGGAGAATATTCGAGCGAGTCGGACGAGGAGAAAGAGTTAGACAAGGCAGAAAAGTCGCCGGACAAGTATGAAGAGTGCGAAGAGTCGGACGAATAAGTACAAAGCTGATCGTTAGAAGAAACACAAACTAATCTTCAATAGCCTGGAAGAGGACTGGATCCTCATTTGCTTGACAAGCTATGAACAACCATGTGGATGTTGTTTTTAATTGTCTCTTAAATTAACATTTTCCTAATTGTAATTTTATGGATGCGGTTAAAACCTATTGTGCTTCATGGTGTTAGTCAAGCCCCCTTGAAGCAAAGGGAATGTTACATGGGTGAAGGATTTTAGCAGGTAGGCAACAGTGATGATATAAATATATGGAGGGACAAATGGCTGCCCTGTCCGGATGCGGCAAGGGTGAGGGTCATTGGAGCTATTCCGGCAAATGGCCTCAACACTGTGTCCTCAAGTTATACCTCTGTCATTGATCAAGCTATACATCCTCATGACTTGCTGAGAATTACAGCAGTTCCTATTGGAGATGGTGTGGGTAAGGACTGATTTTTATGACCCTGGAACAAAAATGGTATGTACGCAGTAGGCTCTGGCTATCACTGGTACCATTCTAATGTTTCAATTCATATGGACCCTAGCTCCGGTTCGTCTCATCTTATCGACCCCATGATCTGGAAGAGATTATGGAGGATTAAAACTCTTCCTAAAATCAAAGTTTTCTTATGAAGGGTTATTTTCATAGGGGGGCTCCTACTATGCATAGCCTGCACAAACGTAGGATCGTTTCCAATCCTTTGTGCCCACTCTGTAGATTGGCTGAAGAGACATTTGATACTCCTTTGCCAAAGGGTCGAACTAATCTGGTAAGGCTCCCCTCTCGGGTTGAGAATTGATAAAAGAAAAGTGACTACTTTTGATCAATGGTTACTAAATTGTTATATCAACAGCCCAACAAGTGAGAGAATGTACTTCCAATGGTTAGCATGATCTCCTGGTTTATATGAAAGCAAGGTGCATGTTTGTTTATCAAACATCAAGAGGTATCACCGAGAGGGGAATCTCAGAGCTGCCCGGAATCTTGCAATGGAATCTCTTCAAGCTTCTGGTTCAACTGAAGCTGAAGCTTCTACCATCCTTGCCACTGCACCCCTGTAATTGAAAAATGTTATTTTCGAATCGGATTCAGAAGAAGTGATAACAGAAATCAACAAAAATTAAGCTACTTAACTGGAGAACCCATCTCATCCTCTAACAGATTAGGAGAAGAAGCTCTCCATGTTTGACAGCTGCCTGTAGGATTGGATTCCCAGAGAAGCAAATCGAATGGTGTAAGGCAAAAACACAAGTAGAGAAACAAGATGTCAAAGGTATGTCATCACGTCCAACATAAAATGGTAGTCCTATATTGGCGAATTCAGAATCAAACTATTAAGGTCGAAACTAGAAATTCAGCTTCTTGATAGAGTAAAGGCAAAAACACATGCTCAAAAGAATCTACACTCATAAAATTGTTCAGATTATGCTCAATATAGCCATCAAAGACATGAGCTATGCTGAAATGAGATCTATAATGGCAACCAATGACATAAGCTATCAATTTAGATTCTCAGAACTACAAAATAAAAAAATAAAAAAATAAAAACAAAAAAAATAAAGATAACCTTACTCACTTTAAACAAGAGCTACCTACATAGAAAAAGGACAATAAAGTTTCTATAGCTACCAGATCTTGTACACCCTACCTAAACATGCAGTTTTTACAAGTCACTATTAACTGGTTTTCTCCTACATTGTTCCCAAAATCGCATTAACAGAAATAGACTCTATCATCTGGTATTAAAAAGAAGGCTTCACCACTTCCAGGTTGTCCAAGTAAAAACACACCCACAACCACAAGACATGCAACACTACATAACAACATCAATAATCTAACAAATAGTCTCTGAAAATTAAAGATGAACATTAATATGGCAGTTGACCCCCATCCAAACAAGTAGGGTCAATAGTTCAGCATTTAGCAGAAATTAGGTTAGATACAAATTCCATAAATTAGGTTAGAGATTTTAACAACAAACTTGTTTTAGTATCGATACAACAGTCAGGTGAATGGTCAAGTGAAATTAGGTTAGGTTAGAGACAAACGCCACAAATCAATCAGAATTTAATCAGCATTACAAGTCATTCTAGCAACAATTCATTCAGCAGCACTGCATCAGAACATCAGGTTCACAAAGGTATTTGATTTTTTTATTTTTTGGATTTACAGCTCATACCTTTGGTGTTTGGAAATGTTCCTCCTATGGCAGCTGATTATCTTGGTAAGCATACGACTTCTGTCAAATGGTGCCAGCATTCCGTTGTTGCTTTCATGTTCACCATATCTGCAGTAAAATAGTAACATTGACAGGAAAGCATGAACGCAGGCAATACTTACTAAAAGAACCAAATACGATGAGTTAAGCACACACTCTACCATTTGCAGTCAAAACAATACCACCTGAATCCTAATACCAGTAAGAACTATAACCCACCACAATCAAGATCCCAGCACACAAAGTAAATAATTGCTGAAACCATTATATGAATCACACATGATCACATTATATAAAAAATCGCCAGAAATAACAAAGGAAGCAATCAACTGGAATACGGGGATTCTAAAGCCAAAAAGAAGAAACCGCCACTTAAAAAAAAACATAGTTCTTACGAGTAAAAACCCTGAAATACACAGAACAAGTACCTCACATATACTCCTTTAATAGTGAAATATGCGAAAGAAACCTAAAAAAAAGATGCAGAATCCAACAGCAGTATCTAAATGGGAAATTTTGAATAAAAAGGACATATTTGTTTGCTGAGATTTGTTCAACAACTCTAAACTGACCTCGAAATTAATCAATTCAGAACTATATATTTTCACTCACATGAGGAACTAGGGAAGTCAACTTTGGATCCTCCAATCTAAGCATCAGTTCTTGTGGTATTCACCTGTCATGTTTGAGCCCTGATCTGAAGCAGAAGCACCTTTGATCATATCTGTTGCCCCTGCAGAAGATTCCAGGAGGCTTGATCCCAGAATGGTGGCCAGGCGCTGCAACAACTGGAGGTTGAGAACAATGGAAGGGCCAGTAAGGTTGCATTTAAGCATGTGCTACTCCAGATTGCTGATGAATGGGTGGAAGTTCAGGGTTATGTTATGTGTATTCTGCCCTTTGTGACATTGTGCAGCTTTATGTTCATATTGACATTGCAGGTGCTGATACGTCTTCTTCATTGTCTGAATCTAGTGTGAGGGTTATCAGAATCAAGAGCATCCATATTCAGATGTCAACGTTACTTGATAACATTTTCATGTAGCAGCTTGTTTAAAATCTTGATTTCATTAAGGATCCTTTCATTAATGGCAGTTACGACAACCCCTCTCCTATTTCCTTCCATTCCCACTTATATTTTTCTTTCACAGCAACAATTTCTCCAGGCTTGTGTCTTAGAAGGCTAAAATGCATTTCCTTACAAGCATACATTATCCAGAAAAACCGAGTTACCATTACAAAGGTTCTTGATTGATACATCTTCCTCCCAAATAATTAAAAATCTAGACTTTTCAATTAGGGTCTATGATCGAGTAGCTAGAGGTTAAGTCAAAGAGAAAAGAACAATTCATCTTGTAAATTCGATAGCATGAACAAGGAGGACACTCAGATGAGTAAGGCAACATCATAGCTGACCATAAAAGACCACCAACAGCTGTAAGCTGGGCAATCAATCAGACACAGCATCTGCCACTCTATTTCTTCATGGTAAGTCATTTCAGATGACATTAGGAAAGCGAAAATAATGAAAAATACTAAACACACACCATGACTCCAGACACCAGGAAACTGCATCATTCTTTCAAGTATTCACTGTCTTTCAACTAATCAGTATATTTTCATCAAAGCATAATACAAATTTCCCATCTTTTTCCATTGAATCAACACAACACACTCGTACCTTCAAACGGGTGAGGCATTTCATCAAACATCAGGTGGGCATTACCAAAGCAGCAGTCCACAAGCCAATCTGATTGTTGCGGTAGACACTTGCACTCCTAGTTTTGATGCACTTACCAAAATGTTGTGGGTGAGTTCATTTGGAACCAAAGCTCTAATGCACAACACCCATTAAAAAAATATATAGAAAACAAAAGGAAAAATATATAGCTTTTTATTTTTCATCGTAGGTAAATGGTAATTCTTTTTTACGGAGACAGAGCGTGGTTATAAAAGGGGAGTAGAAACCCTAAAGAAGAGAAACACAACTTGATCTTATCCGAGCAGGAGGAGGAACAGAGAAGAGTTTGAGCCGCCCTCCCTTTAGGGCTGCCGGCGGCTCATTCTTAGACTCTTTGCTTTCTACTCCTGCGATGAAGACTGCCCGCCGTCGGAGCCCCTTCTATCTCTTGATCGGGCGGTGATGGCTTCGCGGGCTCATCCCCACCTTCCTAAATTATTTTTGTTTCTTTTTCTTGTTGATCTGGATCTATGAGATCAGTTCTTGTTGTCTCTGTGTTGTACTGGTCTTTGATTTGTTTTTCTTGTTCTGGTTTGGTTTGGTTCATTCACGATGCATTGTCTATTTAATTTGGATATTTTGATACTTGAGTGCTGCTTGGTTGCTAAATTATTCAACTTTAGCAATCTACACTGATGCAAAATATGTTGCAGTTGAGCAATTGCCTCTCAAAACTGATGTTTGGCACTATGGAATTAGTTGGCCTCTCAAAACTGATGCTTGCAGCTCAACATTCTTGATATTAGCACTGAGTTTTACTAATGTCAAGAACTTTTTGCTGCAAATAACACCAGAAGTTTATCTCATAATTTCAGAAAGAGCCTGTTTATTTCTTATAANNNNNNNNNNNNNNNNNNNNGAGAGAGAGAGAGAAACCAGATGGATCAGGAAGAGAGAGAAGAAGAAAGAGATAAAAACTGTGTGGATTTAATTAAACATAGGGTAATAACGTCTTTTTCTCAAGAATCATTAGAATGGGCACAAAGATAAGACTTTAATTGGAATGGGCTTTAGTTTTCAAATATTTGGGCATTAGGACATTTTCCCTTTATTATAATGGTGCTGCTAGATGTACCCAGCAAACTTTATACACCCAGCAAAATCATCCAATTTCTATCCACACCCAGCAACATTCTAATAATACCCTTAAGTTCATAAACCCAACTAAGCCCTCGACCAGAAATACACGATTACCACTGCTGCCGATATGGTTGGGTTCCAAACTCGATTTTGGCACAGAGTGGCTGTTGTGGTGGTTGCAAAGACGAAAGCCAGAATTAACTCTTATAAAGGAAGAGTTCCGAATTTAAACTTCTCCTCATTGTTGATTAATTGAAGATCGACACAGACCCGACTTCATGGCCGGATTTGTATGTAGATACATGTTATATACATGTACACAAAAGGATCATATTGCATACAATAATTCACACCAATGTTAATACAGCACTACCAACTACCAAGAGTGCTGGACAACTCGTCTTTGCATACATTTTCTCGAGGGGATGATGGGTGGCTAATTGTTGGAAAACCCAATCATTTACAACCAACCACTAACCCAATCTTTCAGTAACTGCCCACAATGGAGCAAAGTTGCCTCTAATTATAGTTTTATGTGTCATCGAGCAGCTGCCTCAGCCAACCTTTTCTGGCCACGAGCAACGAGCAATTCGTAGTCCTGCATATTTTAAAACATGTAGAAGCTCAATGGTGGTGTATTTCAACAAGAAATGCAATGGTCAGTGTTGCATGTCTAAGACTAGCAATGCTAATCTTGTGAAGTAAGACTGAAACGGAAATAGATCACAGAGTTATCATGCTATATAAATTAAGAATCCTCTTGGAAATTACCTGTACAATTGCCTGTGCACAAAGTTTCCCTGATAGAACAGCACCTTCCATAGAAGCTAAATATTTTTGTTTTGTATAGTCTCCAGTTAAATAGAAACCCTCCAATGGAGATCTTTGCAATGGACGGCAAGGTTCACAATCTGGTATAGTTTTGTACACAGACCTGAGACACAAATCATTGATAAAGCAGTTATTATACTATCATGCATAAGAAAGACAACCACAGGCATATTGAACCAGCAGTCTGATGGTTGTTCCCTCCCAAAACCGGGGCATACTTTCTGATTCTTTTATTGTTTCTTTTTTTTTTTTTTTTTTTTTTTTTTTTTTTTTTTAGTTTCAAAAGTTGGACTGTTCGTAAGTTTACTCCTAAAATAGCCCCAATGACACCAAATCAGTTTTCTGGCTATCGGAAGGTCTAGCTAGCCATGTACATGTTTGATCAATCTAAGACATGGCAATTAGACAGTATGTTGATACTTTGGGCCAAAAAAAAAAAGGAAGAAAAGAAAAGGACGAACAGTTTGTTGATATTTTACACAGGTTCATCCAAGACAAAGAACCCCAACCCCTAAGAAGATTGAGTCCGAGCTATGAAATCAAACCTTGGTGTTTTAACAACATGGTACTTTAAGATCTTTGCTTTGCTTTGATCAGCAGCTATCTCATCGGGAAACAGCTTTGCAAGTTCTTCCATTGTGGCATCAATAATTTCTGAATCGCTGCATGAAATCCATTCTTCAGCTGGTGCAAAAACCAACTCCAGCATAGACTGGTTTGGATTGTAATACTCCTGCAATAATATTATGATGCATTATGCCTCGGCCCAAAAGTAAACAAAAATAGAAAAAATTAAATATAAAATTTCAGTGAGGGAAAGTTATTACGTGTTAGGGACTACGTTCAAATCAAGAACTAAATTGGCATGCAGGTGAGAGTGTATGACAGTATTTGTAACTTTTGATAAACCCTTGCCTTTTGCTCTCTGGTTGTTTGCATGAAGACTTAAACCTAATACTACCTCTAATCCATCCCAATGCCTCTACTTCATCCAAGGTTCATGGCAAAAAGCATACTATTTTATGAATAAATCAATTAGTCAGGCTCATGAGCTTCAATCGTAGTGTCCAACAAGACTAGAATTTCTCATTAAGTAAATGAATATCAAATGGATTCATCATCTTTCTCTTTTGATAGTGACAAATGTCATTTATTCAGATGTAGAAGTAAGAGACACTCTTATGCTTCAAAAAGGACAAAAAGTCCTATGATATTTCTCAGGGAACAATGAAGTCTTATGTAGTCAAATAGAATCAGCCAAATAAAAACCACATGTTTCTAATGATCCACAAACAATAATTCATGATACAGAAAATTACGAAAGGGTAGCATGCACGATGTACCCACTTTTCCGGATAACTTTATATAATGGCAGCCAGCC
This genomic interval carries:
- the LOC101310895 gene encoding probable disease resistance protein At4g27220-like → MPTMNIAKSVDGHGFLVKARSGLEEWPRLLSESYTAVSLMENDLSELPLRLICPKLQILLLNKNEYLEKIPDSFLQSLNELRVLDLSETDISLLPQSFDLLTSLRALYLDNCVSITDISMVGKLTKLEILSMRDIELEELSREIGDLTNLRVLDINGGDIARIPSKLISRLHGLIVPGI